Within the Pseudomonadota bacterium genome, the region GGCGAACACCAGCCTGGCCGCTTCCTCCGGTTCAATGAAAGCGGAGAAAGCCATGGCTCCCAGGGGCTCACCCACAGCCGCGCCCCGGTAGCCGGCCGCCGCCACCCGGTCCTCCGGCAGGCTGCCGTCCGGGCCGGTGGAACTGTAATACAGCTTTTCAACCATATCCAGGCTGTGACCGGTCGCCGCCATGGCCAGGTGATTGTCCCAGGCCAGAGGCGGCAGACCGCCGTCCAAAAGCGCCGCGTCAGCGCCCAGGGCCCGGCGGGCAGCTTCTTCATCAATCCCCAGGGACTGGATGGTTGCCAGCGGGCGCGCCCGGGCCTCGTTGATCAACTGCCAGAGGTAGATCGAGGTATCCGCGTACTCACGGCCGCCGGCGAAAACCGGGGGAACGATGAAGAGCAGCATAAATAGAATAATCAGGGTCAGCTTTTTCATATTTTTTAAACAACCAGGGACAGTCCCGGGTTTCTCACCGGAAAACCGGGGAGTGTCCCTGGTTTTTTCCGGAAGCCGGAGTTCTACGGTCGCCGCCAGTACCAGTGGCAGCCGGCGGCTCTTCGGCAGCGGCCTTCAGAACCTCGTTGGAATAACCGCTGCGGTGGCCCTGCTGATCGTAGGCGACCACGGCGAAATACCAGCGCAGACACCCGCTCAGCCCCGGCACGGTGTATTTCTGTTTGCCCGCCGACCGACGTCAATAGGGGCGTGGTAGGTGCCGCTCTCGGGGCCGTAGTAGAGCAGGTAACCGCTGACACCGGGACTTTCACTGGGATCCCAGGCCAGGGAGACGGAAGCGCAGGCAATCTTGTGATCCGCTTTCAGCACGGTTTCCGGCGAACGTCCACCGACAGCACCGGCGGCGGCGTTAAACCGGACGGCAAAATACCAGCTCTGCCCGTCCCGAAGATCGGCCAGTGAGTAGCTCAAAACCTCGCCCACGTCCAGGGCCTGGCCGTAGACACCGCTGGCCGGACCATAAAGCAATTGGTAGCCGGCGGCATCCTTTTGATAGAGAAAAAAGATTTCCAAAAGGCTCAAGCAGTCTGTCAGCAATTACTGGACGACTATCCGGATCAGATAGACGTGATTTCTCGGTTTGCCCAAGTGTACGAAGCTATGGGAGAAAAAGCAAAAGCGGCTGAATATTATAGAAAATCTGCTGAATTTGCCGCTACGAATGAAGGCTTTTATCAAGAAGCTGTGGATATGTATCTTGAGGATGCCGAACGGATGGAGGCGGGATAGCTACATATTTTCTGTTTTACGATTTAAATTAACTTTTTCGGTTGCCCACCGCTGGCATAATGCGGAATAAAAGTGGCGGTATTTTGTAGAATAAATAGTTATTCAACAATATGATTCGAAAAGGACATCCCACGAAACCCGGACACAGCCGCTGTTAAAGGCGCGGTCATAAAAATCAAAATGCGCCCCATAGGCGGCATAATCATCCGTATCCTGAACGCGCATAAAGTTGCCGGTCGTCAACGCGGGACCGGTTACAGTACCGCTGTTTTCGACAATGAAACCATCCGCTTTCCCGAGATAGCAGGGACGATCGGTATGATTGTCCGCCGTGGGAACAACCTGACCCGGAACAAATTCAGGATTCAACTTCCAACCACAAGTATCGACATACTAGATATAAACCTAATACCTTTTATGAGAATTTAAAGTAAGAAAGTTCTGGAATTCCAACTTAACAAGGGAATCTTTACAGGATGTTCACTTTTTTACTTATTCCCGCACCCGCCAAAAAGTGAATCCCACTTTCAGGTATTGCCGTCAAAGGCGTTGTCGCATGCTTCCTGATTGATAAACTGACCACAATCGATTTCGCAAGCCGCCGGCGCGGGAAATACCGACCAGACGCAGTTATCTACCGCCTCGCAGTCCGGTTGGCTCAACCCGGCGCAGGAAGGAACCACGGGACAGTCAATAGACGTTACCGTGTAAGCGTTAAACATGATAGTCCCGGCAGCATTGACATAACCGTAGTAAACGATGAAACTAAGTCCTTGATAGTCAGTGAAGTCAAGCGGACGGGAAATCAAGTCGACTAATTGCTCACTTTTCCAGGGTGACGGTCCTTCCGGGAATATTGATGCCGAAATTGACTGACGACGGCATGTAGATATAGAGCAAAAGTTGTCCTGAGTTGCCGATGTCGGCGGCGGGCACCTGGATCGTCGGGGTAATCATTACGCCGGGGGCGGCCCCGGCTTCAACCTGGACAGCAGCCGGATCGGGCTGGGGACAAGGGGGTGGGATACCGGAAAGAGGTTCATCACTAAGGGTTACAACTTTTCCTGAAATTGAGGTATCCGGGAGTTTCAATAAGCTGGTTAAAAACAAATTCATAGCGTGAACTTGAGGTGAAAGGCTGCCAGATAACATCACTGTTTGCAACTTCAAAAGTAGCGGACACCCCTTCGGGGTTGACAATAGTAATACTTTCACCAAATTCCTGTTGATAATTAGTAAAGGCACCGTAATTAATCGAAACAAACAGGATAAATCTGGGATTGCCAATAAGTCCGATGGATTTACTGAGTTTAATTTCAGCAATGAAGGTGTAGACTTTGCCAACTATAATGTCGTCAGGATCTGATTGCCACATAGCATTGAAGTCGGCGCAGTTATTCCAAGCAGTCAGCTTTCAGTAAAATATTAAAAAAATAACTGGTTAAGCTGAGAGCTGAAGGCTGAAAGCTAGCAACCCATCCGGTAAACAAGAGTTTCCGGATGGAAACAAGTTAGTTCTGATAAAAAACCTGACCAGAATGATCCTCAAAGCTTATTGGCAATAAACCGTAACCACCGGGCGATTGAAAACAGTTGTCACTATGTAATCGATTGGAACTTTGACGAAGATCGTAGTCGCTTCAGCGCCGGATACAGTCCTGAAAACATATTACCGCATTAAAAAACCAGATTTTCTCTTGAAATCATTAGTATTTCCGGCCTAAAAATGCCGAAAATGGGTAAATCAGCTAAAATCTTGTTAAACATGGGTTAATAATAAATTCCGCAAACTTATTTCTGAGAGAAAACTTATAATCTTATGAACGTCCCCTTCATTCACAATTTTCTTGACATTTTTACAAAGAGTTTATATTTTAAAATTATAATTTTGTTAAAGGGGATAGTTGATAAAGGAGTTTGCCATGCAGGCAACCAGCAAAGACCTGAGATTTCATACAAAAGAGATCATTGATGCCGCAATAAGGGGTGAAGAAGTCGTGATTACTTACCATGGGAAACCTTGCGTTAAAATTATTTCGCTTACTCCAGCAAAGCAAAAAAAGAAGGATAATGAATTTTGTGGAATGTGGAAAGATCGGGCGGACATGAATGATGTCCAGGCTTATGTCCGCGACCGCAGACGGGGGAGGCAATTTTGATTGTTGATACGGATGTTTTG harbors:
- a CDS encoding CAP domain-containing protein; its protein translation is MKKLTLIILFMLLFIVPPVFAGGREYADTSIYLWQLINEARARPLATIQSLGIDEEAARRALGADAALLDGGLPPLAWDNHLAMAATGHSLDMVEKLYYSSTGPDGSLPEDRVAAAGYRGAAVGEPLGAMAFSAFIEPEEAARLVFASWVRDELDPGRTAKRYLFSREMSEVGFVGAVLSLGEGIPTNVYVAVADFAAPLVPRFFIMGTVYEDIDGNGRLSAGESRSGVSFSCRVDGYPGVYDGKSGIAGVYQLPLVDGDYIIRLADEQGGATVVYRRNALGVEENCLLDLRLR
- a CDS encoding tetratricopeptide repeat protein is translated as MIEKKDFQKAQAVCQQLLDDYPDQIDVISRFAQVYEAMGEKAKAAEYYRKSAEFAATNEGFYQEAVDMYLEDAERMEAG
- a CDS encoding type II toxin-antitoxin system prevent-host-death family antitoxin codes for the protein MQATSKDLRFHTKEIIDAAIRGEEVVITYHGKPCVKIISLTPAKQKKKDNEFCGMWKDRADMNDVQAYVRDRRRGRQF